agtaatcctcaaaataatcATGTTGAGACCATGactaatttatttttcacattaataAAGAAAGCTTTGACAATTTTCTCCATTCTGATGAGACATATTCTTGGTTCCAAAAATCCTTTCTTGTGATTAACTTCTCTCTCTCCTGTGGTCATGAAGCCCATTTCTCCTTGTTCTATTCTTGGAGGGTAACAGTTGCTTAGCCTTTTCCCCAGAAGCACTTCATTGTTAGAGTCTACCATGAGATTACTTATCCATTCTTTAAACAAAGTAATCCATGTTTATGTGACCCCTCCTCAAACATTTCATTTTCCCATTCCAATCAAATTTATCGTTTCCCTTTTAATCTACTCCAAATTTTCTCTGTCCCCTAAACCAAATCAAATATGTGAACTTCTGGGTGATTTCTAAGCATCACACATTCCCTATTATAAATGAAGGAAATACAGAATTGTAAAGGGATTCCTTTGATGTCCTGGAATATGTGGCTATGCTGAAGCAGACTGTAAaaactgtccttttttttttttagccttggACAAGTGGAAGAACAAGTTATGCCATGCGTGAAAGCCATTAATACTTGGTAAAATGGCGCCATCTAGTGCCTACATCTGCAAGAGAAGGGTAGGAAGAaaactgtaaatcaattacagtGCAAAATGACAACTCCAGAAACTGACAGGGCCAAGGCAATTTAATAACAATAGGTCGATTGACTCCGGGGACCATAATTCTTAGTCTATCGACTGGGTCACTGGAGCAGCTTAACAACTAATATAGCCTTTttccagagagaaacacactgtTCTGAGTGTGCTAGAGAGGTTTACAAAGAGGAGCAAGAGACAAACTCCAACTACTTCATGCCTGGCTCTGCTGTAAGTGTTTgcacccttccttttttttttttttttttcccatataatcATGACATCATCTTATAAGGCaagtattatcatccccattttacagatgaaaaactgaggccaagagaggCCAAAATCTTACCTTAGGTTTCAAACCCACTTTCTCTCTTTTGCACTACCCCAGAGAGAACGTATAGGAAAACACCTCAGCTCCCTTTCCTATCCATCATTCTCCACGTGGAAGACCAGGGAGACACTGCTGGTCCAGTACTACCACCAGGGAGTCCACACTGTGATGTACAACTCTGCTGAAAGACGCCAAAGGGGCAACCTGAAGACATGGAGTGAAGAGGACAAACACTGGACTAGCATAAAAGCATTTCCTGTAGCCCAGTTTGAACATCACTTTTTTGTTGCCATTGTTTTTGTCTGCCTTTAAATCAGTAGCTCCTAGATGCCAGGGGCTATACTCTTGATAcgtcatgctaagttgcttcagtcatgtccgactctgcaaccccatggactgtagcccaccaggctcctctgtccatgggatttttccaggcaaaaatactggaatgggttgctattcccttctccaagggatcttccgaacccaaggatagaacctggatctctcacattgcaggcagattctttaccatctgaaccaccagggaagcccagagtattTTAAGATATTACATTTTCATTCATGTAtgatattacatttttaattcaaCCAGTAGATCTACTTGGTAAATGAATCAATGAGGCCATTGggaaaaagtatataaaacattaagtatatcatcattaaaaaataaagaacaatgatGAGCTCCTGATATAACAaggataaaatacataaaaatagaaataagagacttccctggcaatccagtggttaggactctgtgcttccactgcagggggcacaggttctatcctggtgagggaactaagaccccacatactTCAACTAGCAACTAAagctcccacaggctgcaaccaagacccagtacagccaaataaaaatattttcaatgcagtgagttctttaaattttatgggAAGTTTTTGTTGATTTGTTGTTTCCCTCAAAGAAATATCATGAAGTATAGTTGCATCTAGGAAAATTTTCTTGAGAATTCTATTCTAactagaaatataaacaaaaaaaaaaaaactaaaggaatTTTATATCTCTTCTAGAATATATGCACACACTCAATTTTGATGACCAGTAGGCAACTGTAAAATATTctcaaatgaaagaaaatcttaGCCTGATACATATTCCAgcctaagttttaaaaaaaatagcattctGTAAGGGAGTTAATTACATTGAGTATCTGAAGGCTTCCCAATGAGTCAATAACATCTTCCAATAGAATCCAAGCCATTTCActcctaggtttgtcatagaatCTCTATATAGCAAAAACACACTTTAACTCTGTGGGCCTTCCCCTCATGTTGCAGGGGGGTTGGAGGATAGACAGGGTCTACAACCTGGAGCTGTGCCTTTCAAGTGTGAAGGTGAGCTCATAGCTCTCATCAGTAGAACAGAAGGTTTGAGAGGTTTCAAACAAATAATCATCTCTGCTTATCTATCCATTCTCTCTTGAAGGGGGtgtctctgtttaaaaaaaaaaaaaaaaattctctgtctctctgccagCCCTTCAAGATGCTGAAGGGAAAGAAGGCCAAGGGGAAGAAGGTGGCCCTGGCTTCCACTGTGGTGAAGAAGCAGGAGGCCAAGAAAGTGGTCAACCCCCTTTTCGAGAAAAGGCCCAAGAATTTTGGCATTGGACAGGTTATCCAACTCAAAAGGGTCCTCACCTGCTTCGTCAAATGGCCCCGCTACATCCAGCTGCAGCATCAAAGGGCTATTCTCTATAAGCGGCTGAAAGTGCCTCCTGCAATTAACCAACTCACCCAGGCCTTGGACCGACAAACAGCTACTCAACTACTTAAGCTGACCCACAAGTACAGTCCAGAGACGAAGCAAGAGACAAAGCAGAGGTTGCTGGCCCAAGAGGAGAAGAAAACTGCCAGCAAACTGCCCACCAAGAGGCCACCTGTCCTTCGCGCAGGGGTCAACACTGTCACCACCTTGGTGGAGAACAAGAATGCTCAGCTGGTGGTAACTGCGCATGACATGGTCCTCCTGTGCTCAAAGATGGGGGTTCCCTACTGCATCATCAAGGGGAAGGCCCGGCTGGGGCGCCTGATCCACAGGAAGACCTGCACCACTGTGGCCTTCACACAAGTCAACTCGGAGGACAAGAGTGCCCTGGCTAAGCTGGTGGAAGCCATCAGGACCAATTACAACGACAGATATGATGAGATCCACCGTCAGTGGGGAGGCAATGTCTTGGAGCCAAAGTCAGTGGCTCTCATCAccaagctggaagaggcaaaggCCAAAGAGCTGGCCACCAAACTGGGCTGAGTATGCACCATTGAGCTTTCTGTAcataaaagtaacaaaaaattctttaaaaaaaaaattctcaaaacccCTGCCTAAGCTTCTCTTGTTCAGCAATACAGCTTTGCCAACGAGCTTAAATTAGGATACAGATGGATGATGTGGAAGGACAAAGGAAATACCATGTGCAAAGACATAGGGGTGTAAGAATGTGTTTCTTCAGGCAAAAGCAAATCATTCAAAAGAACTGGCACAAAGGGTACGATCACTGAAAAGGTAGACAAGGGGCAGATTATGAAAAATTCTTGCATGAGTGCTAAAGGAAGTATATACTTTAGATTATACTTCAGACTAGTATTTCTCACATATAAGTagcataaaaggagaaatattttcaCAGATCCTGTCTTGACTTAAATTCTCTTTAAATATCATGGCATACACTGTTTATAATTCCCTAATATTTGTTCTCACCATCTTGCTCTTAGTTAATAGAATTCTTCAAATTTTACCTCAAGCCTACAttccccagcctcccttgcaacTGAGGGATCAAATGACCACATTCTGGCCAGTGAGAAGTACCTGGAAAGAACGTCTACATCTTCTGGGTCATGTTCTCATAAGGAAGCTACTTgccccttttcttcctctctacTCCTTCCCACAGGCTGGAAATTCAGAGAAATGGTGACAAACCAGCTTCAGCCATGTGAATGAAGGCAATACTCCTGGACCTAACTGCTCACATGTGCTCTGTGTGACCAGCAacgtcagcatcacctgggagtttGTGGAAGTGCAGAATCAGCCCGAACCAGACCTACTGAGGTTGATTCTATAGTTAAATAagatctccagggaattccctggtggttcaatgtgCTCTGTGCTCTGACTGCCAAGGGCCCACgttcaatctctggttagggaactaagaaaCTTCAAGCCAAGCAGtgcagtgagaaaaaaaaaaaaaaatatatatatatatatatatatccccaagTGATTCATATTTACATTAAATTTTGAGAAGCACCAATCTAGGAGAAGGCAAGGGGAGCAAACTAGTAGGAAAATGGGTCTCCAGATGACGATGCTACAGTACTGGACAACTGACGAGCTCAGATGTTTATGAGAGAGTAGACTTTCTACATTTGCTTAAGCCacctttttttcttaatctctaaTCCTATATACaaactatattaatatatacaaatgtaaaaCATGGCATAAATACCCATCCATATTTTTTTAATACCGATGTCTTTATGTATTCCTTTTAAAACCACACACCTTGGATGAAACTTGAAACTACACTCTTCCAACAGAAACCACACAACTTGCCTCCAAACATattgaagctcaggttctttatgcctcagcacagaaggaattcagcaagaggcaaagtgataggtaagaagtataTTTATCAATATCCTTTGTAAAGAGGTTGCAGGAAAATGGGAGAGGTCACTCATCCAGGTCTTGGATGAGTTCCTAGGACAGGCCAAAGAATGAGGGTCCCTGGCTTCAGGCAAGAAAGGATTCAAGAGCAAGCTGTATGTTCCACAGGCAGAATGTGgcccatctcagaaggtgagagctGCCTGGAAATATGGGACAGTTAGATTTTCTGGGCTGGGTAACTTCATAAGCTAATgactgagagggcttccctggtggctcagtgttaagaatccacctgccaatgcagttgttgttgttcattcgctaagtcatgtctgattctttgtgaccccatggacggtagcatgccaggctcccctatccttcactatcttccagagtttgctcaaattcagtgatgttatctaacgatctcatcctctgcccccttctccttttgcctttcccagcatcaggatctttaccaatgagtcttTCCAGGGTCTTTAccagggtctttcccagcatcaggggcttttcaaatgagttagttcttctcatcagatggccaaagtgttggaacttcagcttcagcatcaatccctccaatgaatattcagggttgatttcccttagggttgactggtttgatctctttgcagtccaagatattctcaagagtcttctctagcaccacaattcaaaagcatcaattcttcagcactgccttctttatggtctaactctcacaaccatacaaaTTGTCAatgcatggggagggaggtgtgaggagggttcaggatagggaacacatgtatacctgtggcagattcattttgatatattgcaaaaccaat
The nucleotide sequence above comes from Bubalus kerabau isolate K-KA32 ecotype Philippines breed swamp buffalo chromosome 19, PCC_UOA_SB_1v2, whole genome shotgun sequence. Encoded proteins:
- the LOC129633802 gene encoding 60S ribosomal protein L7a-like, with the protein product MLKGKKAKGKKVALASTVVKKQEAKKVVNPLFEKRPKNFGIGQVIQLKRVLTCFVKWPRYIQLQHQRAILYKRLKVPPAINQLTQALDRQTATQLLKLTHKYSPETKQETKQRLLAQEEKKTASKLPTKRPPVLRAGVNTVTTLVENKNAQLVVTAHDMVLLCSKMGVPYCIIKGKARLGRLIHRKTCTTVAFTQVNSEDKSALAKLVEAIRTNYNDRYDEIHRQWGGNVLEPKSVALITKLEEAKAKELATKLG